From Nitrososphaerales archaeon, one genomic window encodes:
- a CDS encoding NEW3 domain-containing protein has translation MSHFDRRRRTSALGVSLVSLFVLFAAVQSTIPWMPNVTASSSTFVVLSANWSSSSGAAGPGSTNVPLTVDIEYTGGTAANSVIGMLRLPAGFTDTSGNNTPITGTGVVSASSIFHLKYNLTIADKVSVGTYSMPIQFTWTTSAGGSLAVNAETDTFTLSLLGTVVLSFQPSQTSLNAGEVNAVAVTLSNSGTGTATQIKPSVSTSAGNVLTVLPVVTSLGGGSSTPLVVDVFVPSSSAGSAVILTFTTTYDDAYGNSEVATQAVGFHTVSAPEPILSFTSPSASLVPGQVNHVQIVLANLGPGDVTRVYATITASTGFSVLNQIPMVAALPAGTSVNATVRVFAPTSAAGTAATLTFAYSYVDPYGTSTFTSQTIGFYTLSASSIATSTSLAVVTSSNSLLTGEESPVSFTITNTGQQSVYSPTFSLSVPSGLAVTANSTYTRTGLKIAPGQSITYHANVTSGPETAEGAYTGTLVVTYTDQFGNQYSQTFSPGFVLVGSIDLVIQGLTATQADATSITVAGTLLNEGQSSAYYLQITGSVQGGATGTDYVGEVDPNTPLPFSVTVPYRASSSSAPQLNLTLLASYKNDYGQSLQYEHVIQVRLGVASQGSSLTTGSATGSSVSSSTADLLRYAVAAVIVIAVAASALYVRRTRSRNRASRKESSNVI, from the coding sequence GTGTCGCATTTCGACAGAAGGAGGAGAACATCAGCCCTAGGGGTCTCCTTGGTGTCGCTCTTTGTGCTCTTCGCCGCAGTCCAATCCACCATCCCTTGGATGCCCAACGTCACTGCGTCGAGCTCGACCTTCGTCGTCCTCAGCGCCAACTGGTCCTCTAGCTCAGGCGCGGCTGGCCCCGGCTCGACAAATGTGCCCCTCACCGTTGACATTGAGTACACCGGGGGTACGGCCGCGAACTCCGTGATAGGGATGCTCCGGTTGCCGGCAGGATTCACCGACACGAGCGGGAACAACACTCCAATAACTGGCACCGGCGTCGTCTCCGCATCTTCCATCTTCCACCTGAAGTACAATCTTACCATAGCGGACAAAGTATCGGTTGGGACATACTCGATGCCCATCCAGTTCACTTGGACCACAAGCGCGGGTGGCAGCCTCGCCGTAAACGCTGAGACCGACACATTCACGCTGAGCCTGCTTGGGACGGTCGTACTGAGCTTCCAGCCATCTCAGACGTCGTTGAACGCAGGAGAGGTCAACGCAGTAGCCGTCACGCTTAGCAACAGCGGCACAGGCACCGCCACGCAGATCAAGCCCTCCGTTTCAACGTCCGCAGGGAACGTGCTTACGGTTCTGCCGGTCGTCACTTCTCTTGGGGGCGGCTCCTCGACGCCGTTGGTCGTAGACGTCTTCGTGCCCTCATCCTCTGCGGGTTCAGCTGTCATCCTCACTTTCACCACCACCTATGACGATGCCTACGGGAACAGCGAAGTGGCGACACAGGCAGTCGGCTTCCATACTGTGAGCGCACCAGAGCCGATACTGAGTTTCACATCCCCGTCCGCGTCACTCGTGCCCGGGCAGGTCAACCACGTGCAAATCGTGCTCGCAAACCTTGGCCCAGGCGACGTCACACGCGTGTACGCCACCATCACAGCCTCGACAGGCTTCAGCGTCTTGAACCAGATTCCGATGGTGGCCGCTCTGCCTGCTGGCACCTCCGTGAACGCCACCGTGAGGGTGTTCGCGCCGACATCGGCCGCCGGAACGGCAGCGACGCTAACCTTCGCCTACTCGTATGTCGACCCCTACGGCACGTCCACCTTCACCAGCCAGACAATTGGCTTCTACACCTTGAGCGCATCAAGCATCGCGACGAGCACTTCCCTAGCCGTCGTGACTTCGAGCAACTCGCTCTTGACTGGCGAGGAGTCACCGGTTTCTTTCACGATCACAAACACAGGTCAGCAGTCTGTCTATTCGCCGACGTTCTCGCTCAGCGTTCCCTCCGGCCTGGCCGTCACGGCCAATTCGACGTACACGCGGACTGGCCTGAAGATAGCCCCTGGGCAGAGCATCACGTACCACGCCAACGTAACCAGCGGCCCCGAGACTGCTGAGGGTGCGTACACTGGCACGCTTGTTGTCACCTACACCGACCAGTTCGGCAATCAATACAGCCAGACATTCTCGCCTGGATTCGTTCTTGTGGGGTCGATAGACCTGGTGATTCAGGGCCTGACGGCGACACAAGCCGATGCCACCTCCATCACTGTGGCCGGCACGCTCCTGAACGAAGGGCAGAGTTCGGCTTACTACCTACAAATCACGGGGAGCGTGCAAGGCGGGGCGACAGGCACGGACTACGTCGGAGAGGTGGACCCGAACACACCCTTGCCCTTCTCGGTGACCGTCCCGTACAGAGCTTCCTCCTCGTCGGCTCCGCAGTTGAACCTGACGCTGCTGGCCAGCTACAAGAACGACTACGGGCAGAGTCTTCAGTATGAGCACGTGATTCAGGTCAGGCTGGGGGTGGCCTCCCAAGGGAGCTCGCTGACCACAGGGTCTGCCACTGGCTCCAGCGTCAGCTCCTCCACGGCGGACCTGCTAAGGTATGCCGTCGCCGCTGTGATAGTGATTGCTGTCGCCGCTTCGGCCTTGTACGTCAGACGCACCCGTTCGAGGAACAGGGCGTCACGGAAGGAGAGTTCTAACGTCATCTGA
- a CDS encoding ABC transporter permease yields MRIQDLVGFAWKAMSDRKLRAALTILGIVIGPATIVALVGATAGFSNAVTAQFAKTGTTSIFLSPAERGITLTSTDIPTLQAMAGVQAVVPFYLLTGTVTQGSQTTSVQVMAGDFSQLALVLPGLSLQNGTVPSANDLGGAIVGNRIAFPNVAGVPNIGLNQIVTVSFSAFGGFGATGASGDRSFVARGIYGPFGQGFLINPDDGIFVPLTAGQTILHTNRYSGIVVVATSTDTVNQVMTEITNQYGQQLRVTAVTSILSTIQTITGGIETILGAVAGISVLVAFIGIMTTMFTTVVERTKEIGILKALGYSSGNILSIFLVEASVTGFAGGVIGAVAGTGLSFLVVSFFSSGFSSSGGGGGGGGFGGGSAGGGGFGGGFGGGTAVRSAASSTASTLSITPAISPELILLAVGLASLVGMLAGLLPAWRASRLTPVEALRQE; encoded by the coding sequence TTGCGCATCCAAGATCTGGTAGGGTTCGCTTGGAAGGCGATGTCCGACAGGAAGCTCAGGGCAGCCCTAACCATTCTTGGTATCGTGATCGGGCCCGCGACCATCGTCGCCCTCGTGGGTGCGACTGCGGGGTTCAGCAACGCGGTCACAGCCCAGTTCGCGAAGACGGGAACGACGAGCATCTTCCTCTCCCCTGCAGAGCGGGGCATCACGCTCACATCGACTGACATACCCACTCTCCAGGCGATGGCTGGCGTGCAGGCGGTGGTGCCCTTCTACCTCCTCACAGGGACGGTCACGCAAGGGTCCCAGACCACTTCTGTCCAGGTGATGGCCGGCGACTTCTCGCAGCTCGCCCTCGTCCTCCCTGGCCTTTCTCTGCAGAACGGCACGGTTCCCTCGGCCAACGACCTGGGTGGAGCTATTGTCGGGAACAGAATTGCTTTCCCTAACGTGGCAGGCGTCCCCAATATTGGGCTCAACCAGATCGTCACCGTGTCGTTTTCTGCCTTCGGCGGCTTCGGTGCGACGGGCGCGTCGGGGGATAGATCCTTCGTGGCGAGGGGCATCTATGGCCCCTTCGGGCAAGGTTTCCTGATCAACCCTGACGACGGAATCTTCGTCCCGCTTACAGCGGGACAAACGATACTCCACACGAACAGGTACAGCGGTATCGTAGTCGTCGCGACCTCCACCGACACTGTCAACCAGGTGATGACGGAGATTACCAACCAATATGGGCAGCAGCTCCGGGTGACAGCAGTCACTTCGATTCTCTCGACCATTCAGACGATCACGGGCGGGATTGAGACAATCCTGGGCGCGGTCGCCGGAATATCGGTACTCGTTGCCTTCATTGGAATCATGACTACTATGTTCACCACCGTCGTGGAGAGGACGAAAGAGATTGGAATCCTGAAGGCCTTGGGATACAGCAGCGGGAACATCCTTTCCATATTCCTGGTCGAGGCTTCCGTGACTGGGTTCGCAGGAGGAGTAATTGGCGCTGTCGCGGGCACCGGTCTCTCGTTCCTTGTGGTGTCGTTCTTCAGCTCGGGGTTCTCTAGCAGCGGAGGGGGCGGAGGAGGCGGGGGCTTCGGCGGGGGCTCGGCCGGAGGAGGTGGCTTTGGTGGCGGCTTTGGCGGAGGAACGGCGGTTCGGTCAGCGGCATCATCGACGGCGTCGACTCTCTCGATAACGC